A region of the Chlamydia felis Fe/C-56 genome:
GGAAGCCCACGGATTTATGGTTAGAGTGTCGTCCTTTGAGCGTGGATAACCGCATAGAGATAAAGGTGCGTTTGATAGGCGTGAACGGGGAAATAGTTACTTCTCCTAAGGATAGGGAGACTCTATTTTTAAATGCCCCCTCTAAGGGATTAGAGTCCTGGGAAATTGGTGGGGTTCGTGTAGACGCGAGTTTCCCTGTTAAGCAAAAGATTCGTCGCATAGGTGGCGACAAGTTTCTTCTGATGCACGGAGGGGCTGATTATGCGGATAAGGCGGCTAAAGAACGTGTAGACTTTGTTTCTTTATCGAATGAGAACTACAGTCGTTACCTTGCTGTTGGCGATATTTTGCTTTGGGATGGAAACTGTTGGCAGACGTGTGGGGAATTTCGGGGAGAGAGTTCACAGGCGCCCCTTCTAGAAGTTAAGAAAATAGACGAGAAGGTAATGGTGATAGAGCTCTGGAATGTTGGAGGAACTTCTCATCAGTCTATGAGTTTAGTGAAAACCATGAGCTCTCTTATAGAGATTGCGGAGATCGTTAAGGAATTTGAGTTTGTTGGGATGCGCTCCTGGTCCCGCCCCATAGTGCAAGTTGGGGGGCAGAGAATGATTCTTTCCCCCGATGATTGGGTAGTATACACAGGAAAGACATGGGAAAAGATTGCTCGCAAAGAACAATTGGAAGATTACCTGTCGGGGAAAATTCAGGGGCCGTTATTGGTTTTTGATAAAATAGAAAAAGAATCTAGAGAGTTTGTTGTGCGCGCGCATGTTTTTAATGCACAAAGGACTCTAGTAGAGGCTGTGACACTGCCTTTGAAACAGGGTTTTGATTCTGGATCCGCTGCCGCTAAAGAAGAGGCACATCCAGGGAGACCGCTGCTTGCTGGTAGTGAGGGAACCAATAGTGGGGGATCATAAATGCGTTTTTTGCGTCATCCTTTAGTTTATTTCTTTGGGTTGTCAAGTTTAGCGTGTTGCACGCCAGGACAGGCCTTAACTATTTCAGAAAAAGCCGCCTCCTTGGAAAACTCCAAAGAGTTTATAGACAGTTCTCCAGGCCTAGCCTCGTTTAATGCAGATATGAAGGAATATAACCTTCAGCTAAAGAGTTTATATGAAGAGGCCGCAGCTTTGCGTGAGGCGGGATGCGAAGATGAGGCTCGATGGAAGCTGCTTTTAAGTAAGCTAACGGATGTCAAAAAGCAAATCAAACGCATGGAGGATCTTTGGGCTGCAGAGATCCGTGAAAGAGGAGAGAACCCTGATGAGTATGCCCTATGGCACCATCCTGAGACTACAATCTATAATCTGGTTTCAGATTATGGTGAGGACAACGTCATTTATTTGGTGCCCCAAGATATCGGTTCAATAAAAGTTTCCGCATTATCAAAGTTCACGGTTCCCAAAGAGGGGTTTGAAGAATGCTTGTTGCAGTTGCTGTCGCGTCTTGGCATTGGCATGCGACAGGTAAGTCCTTGGATTAAAGAGCTCTATACTACTCATAAAGAAGGTTGCGGTGTTGCAGGCGTTTTTTCTTCTAGGAAGGATTTAGATTTACTTCCACCATCCTCTTATATTGGCTATGTGTTAAATTCGAAAAACATTGATGTACGAGCAGATCAACATATCTTAAGAAAATTCGCGAATCTCGATACCACGCATATCGATTTATTTGGCGGGAAATTATGGGTGTTTGGTTCTGTCGGAGAGATCAGCGAACTTCTGAAAATTTACGACTTTATTCAAGAAGATAGTGTCCGTCAGGAGTATCGTGTCGTCCCTTTAACAAAGATAGAAGCTTCTGAAATGATCTCTATTCTTAAGGCGGCATTTCGAGAAGATGTAACTAAAGAGGGTGATGAGGAGGGACTAGGTCTTAAAGTTGTTCCCCTTCAGAATCAGGGGCGTTCTTTATTTTTAAGTGGCACCGCAGCTTTAGTGCGTCAGGCTGTAGATTTGATTAAAGATCTTGAAGAGGGAATAGAGAATCCCACGGACAAAACTGTCTTCTGGTATAGTGTAAAACACTCAGACCCACAAGAATTGGCAGTTTTGTTGTCGCAAGTGCATGATGTCTTTGCTGGTAAAGATGGAGGGGGGGTGCCCTCTTCTTCTGCGGAATCTATGTTAAGAGATGCGGCCTCTACGATACACATTGACACTTCCTCAGTAGGAGCTACAAAGGAAGGATCTGTAAAATACGGGAATTTCATAGCAGATTCTAAAACAGGAACTTTGATCATGGTTGTGGAAAAAGAAGCCCTGCCTAGGATCAAAATGTTGTTAAAAAAACTCGACGTTCCTAAAAAGATGGTGCGTATAGAGGTTCTTCTATTTGAAAGAAAGCTTTCTAGCCAGCGTCAAGCAGGGTTAAATCTTTTGCGACTCGGAGAAGAAGTCTGTAAGAAAACCTCCTCCGCAGTTTCTTGGACAAGCTCCGGGATTTTAGAATTTTTATTTAAGGGCAGCACAGGATCTTCGTTAGTTCCGAGTTATGATCTTGCCTATCAATTTTTAATGGCTCAGGAAGATGTTCGTATTAATGCAAGTCCTTCTGTTGTTACCATGAACCAAACTCCTGCAAGAATTGCTATTGTAGAGGAGATGTCGATAGCTGTTTCCGCAGATAAGGAAAAGGCTCAGTATAACCGTGCGCAGTACGGTATTATGATCAAAATGCTCCCCGTGATCAATGTGGGGGAGGAAGATGGGAAAAGCTACATTACCCTAGAGACGGATATTACCTTCGATACTACAGGGAAAAATACGAATGAACGTCCTGATGTTACTCGACGTAATATTACTAATAAAGTGCGTATTCCTGATGGAGAAACGGTAATTATTGGAGGGTTGCGCTGTAAGCACGCCTCAGATTCTCAAGATGGGATTCCTTTTCTCGGAGAAATTCCCGGAATTGGGAAGTTATTCGGCATGAATTCTACCTCTGATAGTCAAACGGAGATGTTTGTATTTATCACTCCGAAAATTCTAGATAATCCCGCTGAGAAAAAAGAGCGCCAAGAAGAGGCAATTCTTTCTTCACGACCCGGAGAAAATGCTGAATTCCGTAAAGCACTATGTGCTGGTGAAGAGGCTGCAAAGGCTGCTCATAAAAAATTAGAACTAATTTCCGCTATAGAGCTACCAGCGTCTCAAGTAGAGGGGCTCGAGTATGATGGGCGGTAAGGCTTTACTATCCCAAGAGCTTCTTAATGCTCTGCCCTATAGCTTTCTAAAAAAGCACTGCTTATTGCCGTTAGAAGAGCGAGAAGACAGTGTAACCATGGCTTATGCACGGGCTTCCTCGCTTATAGCCAAAGATGAAGTGCAGTTACTTATAAAGAAGCCTGTGTTTTTTGTTCTCAAAGATGAAGCGGATATCCTACACCGTTTGCAAAAGATCTACTCTAATTTAGAGGGTAAAGCCTCTGATATGCTGTTAAGTATGAAAGATGGGAGTGCTTCTCAGACAAATGAAGAAGAAGATCTTTTAGAAAGCACAGATTCTGTCCCCGTCGTCCGTTTTCTAAATCTTATCTTAAAAGAAGCTATAGAAGAGCGTACTTCGGATATTCATTTCGAACCTTTAGAGGACTCTTTGCGTATACGTTATCGTATAGATGGGGTTCTTCACGATCGCCTTTCACCACCTGCTCATCTGCGCTCTGCGTTAATCACCAGGATTAAAGTTTTAGCAAAGATGGACATTGCGGAACATCGTCTTCCTCAAGACGGGAGAATAAAAATCCAAATAGGTGGTCAGGAAATAGATATGCGTGTAAGCACTGTTCCTGTGATCTACGGAGAACGTGTTGTTCTAAGGATTTTAGATAAGCGTAATGTAATTTTAGATATCTCCGGATTACACATGCCTGAAGATATCGAACAATCATTTAAAGAAGTGGTTTCTGTTCCTGAAGGCATATTATTAGTAACTGGACCAACAGGAAGTGGGAAAACTACAACACTCTATAGTGTTATTCAGCATCTTTCAGGGCCTTTTGCCAATATTATGACAATAGAAGACCCTCCTGAATACAAATTGCCAGGAATTGCCCAGATTGCTGTGAAGCCAAAAATTGGTCTGTCATTTGCTTGTGGTTTAAGGCACCTGCTCCGTCAGGACCCCGATGTTCTTATGGTTGGAGAAATCCGGGATCAAGAAACAGCAGAAATTGCCATACAGGCAGCGTTAACGGGGCACCTCGTTGTTAGTACTCTTCACACTAATGACGCGATTTCTGCGATTCCTCGTCTGTTAGATATGGGGGTAGAGCCTTATCTATTATCAGCAACAATCATTGGTGTTGTTGCTCAAAGATTGGTTAGGAAAATCTGTCGTCACTGTAAAGAGCAATGCGCAGCAAATATTCAAGAAAGAGTATTTTTACAGTCTATAGGTCGCGATCCGGATGCGCCGTTGTTTTTTGGGAAGGGATGTTCGCATTGTTTCCGTTCCGGATATAAGGGGCGTCAGGGGATTTATGAATTCCTGCATCCCGACACGGCTTTGCGTTCGGAGATCGCTATGCATAAACCTTATCATGCATTGCGAGAACATGCCGAGCAGAAGGGTTTTCAGCCACTACTACATCACGGTGTTTCTCTAGCTTTGTCTGGAGAGACAACACTTGCAGAAGTGTTTCGTGTTACGAAACGGTATGACTAGGGAGGGAGGATATGCCACGATATCGTTATACCTACCTCAATGCAAAAGAGCAGCGTAAACAAGACTGGTTAGACGCGATACATCTTCAAGAAGCAAAAGAGAAGCTTGCTCAGCAGGGCGTTCAGCTTTTATCCATTCGCGAGGTAGCACCTCGTCGTGTGCGAGTAAAAAATAATGAGTTAATTGTTTTCTCAAAACAGATGCTTCTTCTTCTCCGCTCAGGGCTTCCTTTATACGAAAGCTTGTCCTCACTTCGCGATCAATATCAAGGACAAGCAATGTCAGGACTACTGACAGCGTTTATGGAAAACCTGCGCTCTGGGGGAGCGTTGTCACAGGCAATGGCGGCCTATCCCGATATTTTCGATAATTTTTATCGCAGCGCTATTCTTGCAGGAGAAAGTGTGGGGAACCTAGAAGGATGTTTGCAAAACATCATTGTGGTCTTAGAAGAACGTGAGCAAATGTCTAAGAAACTTACGGCAGCTCTTAGCTATCCGATAGTTTTATTAGTGTTTTCCCTAGCCGTAGTTCTCTTTTTCCTTACAGGAGTGATTCCCTCTTTGAAGGAAACCTTCGAGAATATGGAGCCCAATACCCTTACCTCTATAGTATTTAGTCTTAGTGATTTTGTCTGTAAGTACAAATATCTGCTTTTTGGAATTTTAGTTTCGGGCATTACGAGTATAGTCATTACACGACGTAAACTGTTTTGGAAGAAATGGTTTGAGAAGATCCTTTTTTCGCTTCCCGGGGCGAGGAATTTCTTCATCAAATTAGGATTTAGTCGGTTTTGCTCCGTCGTTTCTGCAATTCTTCGTGGTGGAGGAACCCTAATAGAAGGACTAGAGTTGGGCTGTGGAGCGGTTCCTTATGACACGCTGCGAGAAGATATGAAGCAAATGATTCACGCGGTTGTTGAAGGAAGTTCTTTAAGTAAGGAACTAGCGAAAAGGCCGTGGGTGCCTAAATTAGCCTTGGGAATGGTTTCTTTAGGAGAAGAATCCGGAGAGCTTTCTGAAGTGCTGGGTCACGTTGCACATATTTATAATGAAGATACCCAAAAAACACTAACCTGGATAACCTCGTGGTGCCAACCGGTTATCCTTGTGTTTCTTGGAGGAATTATAGGGATTATTATGTTGGCAATACTTATCCCACTAACAAGTAATATTCAAATTTTATAGAACACATGGGTCAAAAAATTATGAAAAAACAAAGACGTAAACAATCCATCACACTCATCGAAATGATGGTTGTTATCACATTGATCGGTATTGTTGGTGGAGCCCTAGCTTTTAACATGCGCGGTAGTATTCAGAAGGGGAAAGTCTTCCAGTCAGAGCAAAATTGCGCCAAAGTTTACGACATCTTAATGATGGAGTATGCCTCTGGAGGAGCTTCCCTAAGAGAGATCGTAGACCAGAAAGAGTCCGTTCTTGATGGAGCTGCGTGGTGTAAAGATGGGAAGAAATTATTAAAAGATGCTTGGGGAGAAGATATCGTTGTGAAGGTCAATGATAAAGGTGACGATCTGATTGTATTTTCACAGCGCGCCCTGGGTACAAACAGTAAGCGTGGGTAAGGACTACGATGTTGCTGCGTAAAAAGAAATCTAAGCGGAGTTTTCTGCTTATAGAGGTTTTGATGTCACTATCATTGGTATGTCTAGTGCTGATGCCTTGCCTTCGTTTTTACTGCGGTGTTCGTAGATCTATCGAAGAGGATATTATCAATCTACAGTTGCCCGCTGTGATTGATAACTGTTTTTTTGCGGTTGAAGACAGTATGCGAGAGCAAATGCTCAAAGGGAACTTCCCCACATCAGGAACCGGAGAGCTCTCTTCTGTTGTTTACACGAGTCAGGGAAATGGGATTCGTGTTCCCTATGTATATTCTATAGATATTCGTAAGGGAATGCGTGTGGAAGCTAACATTGTAAAAGCCTGCTTTGCTGATGTTGCCATTGAGATTTTCCCTAATCAAAAATACACAACATCCGTGCAAAGAAGCTTATGCGTAATAATCTAAAATCCCTAAGGAAAAGGCCTTTCCTACTTGTGGAATTGCTAGTGTCTATAACCTTGTTTGCTCTGCTTTTTAGTGTTTTAGGGTTTTGGCAACGATATATGTTTTGCTCTAGCAAGCATAATGAGAGGTCGTACAAGACCTTCCTACAGGAGAACTACGCCTATAAGAAATTGCGAACGGTATTTCGAGCAACCTCTCAAATTGAAGATGTTCCAGGATTCCTATGCTCCATGGTTTTTGATCGTGGAGTTTACCGAGACCCCGAGCTTGCCGGAGAAGTTGCCGGCTCCCTATACTATCATAGGGATCTGGGAAGATTAGAATTACAAATACGCAGTTTGCGAAATCAGAGTAAGGTAGAAACTTTGCTACTGCTAGATAATGTCCATCGAGTGGATGTCGTTCCTCAGAGGGTCGGTGGCTGCCAAAACAGTGAGGATTCGAGGCTCCCCGAGAGAGTAATGATGATAATTCACCGTCATTTTCCTAAGGATGGGGAGCGCGTGCTGACATATCAGTTTGCTTTGGGGAAATAGCTATGCAAACCTATATTTTTACTTTATTATTTTTAGCCTCCCTGGTTTCTATGGTGTCGTTTGACGCTGTAAATGCGAGAAAACGGTGCGTCTGCTCTCGTATTATTGAAAGCCGAGAAAATCTCTTTTCCGCACAACGCTCTGCTTGCGCTGAAGTAGAGTATCAAGAAAAGTCAAAAAAGATCTCCGCTACGGAGAAGATTTCTAGAGATAAGGAAGTGTCTTCTCCGAAAAAAACAGCTAAAGTGGCTACTAAGAAGAAACGAAAGTATCGCCTTCTTAAAGTTCCTTTTTCACGACCACCGAATAACTCGCGGTTTAATCTTCATGCTCTTATGCAAGAGTCCCCCGAGGAATATTCCGATCCCGCATCTTGGCATGCGATATTTATACGTTTGTTAAGGCGTGTTTATGTGGATACCGGATGTGTTCCTCCAGGTTCAGAATACGCTGTTACCGAAGCTTTATTAAGTAAAAGAAGGGAGATCCTAGAAGGAGGGAAAAAGTTTGGCCCCGATGTTATCGAAACTCTTACTTTGCCATCTCGAGAAGCCGAGCTTCTTTATACCATGCTACGTGGGTCTAAGAATACCCAATCCTTATTAAATTTCCTTCACTATGAAGAAAAACCCCAAGGGTTGATTAAGTTAAATCTCATATTTGCTGATCCTTTACTTCTAGAAGCTGTGGTAGATCATCCCTCAGCATATCGAGAGATTGAAGCCCTGCGTGGAGGAATCTGGGAGAGCGTAAAACGACAGGAGCAGTCTATTCAAGAGCACGGGGAAGCCGCAGCCTTGGAGCTATTTAAAACTCGAACTGATTTTCGTATGGAATTGCGAGATAAAACCCAGATTCTCCTCTCGCAATATGACCTGCTCTCCCTACTTAATAAAAAGGTATTTGATTTCACATTGGGGAGCGCTGGAGATTATATTTATCTCATTGATCCAGAAACAGGATCTGTTTCTCGATGTCGTTGTTCTCCAAAGAGTAGTAAATTATAGTTAAAAATTTCTTATTTATCTTTAAATATTTTTTTTGATAATTGTGTATTAGATGCATTTTTAAATAAAAAAAGATTTTTTAAAGGTATGGCCATGGCAGATGAGACACCGAAAGAAAACTCTTCTTCAAAAGAGTCGTCCTCTCAGTTTGAGTCTTTGAAGCGTAAGGTGAAGGGTTTGCACGCCAATCCTAAAGTAGGAAGAATGAAGAGGTTCTTTTCTCATCACGCTCGCGAAGCCATTAGCGGGGCCCTGGTATTAATTGGTATTGTGACCGATTTTGTATCTTGGGCTGGAGGCTTATTTGTCGCTTGCGGTATGGTCCTAGGTTTTTATCCTGAGATTCGTGGGGTTTTGAAAAATCTTCAAAGTTATTATGCAAAGAATGGTCCTGCGAAAAACGCTCTTCTGTGTGCCTTATTATTGTTCTTCTTCTTGAATGTCTTTCCCTTTACGCTATCGTTTTTAGTTTTATGCTTGATCCTTGTTTTGCTAGGCGATAACAAAGACGGTAAACGCGACGATTCTCAAAAGTCTCTATAAGTTTTTTAGGGTTTTAACGAAAAAGGCTGCCATGTTTCAGGCAGCCTTTTTTCTTCTCTGCGAATGATTGTTCTAAGAACGTTAAAGAACTTTGGGGCTAGATCCTAGAAGCATGATCGGGGTTTCCTTGAACCACGCTAGAGTGAAATAGTCTATTTGCTTAACGATGAACCACCAAGCAAGAGTGATGAATAATAGACCCATGAAAGCTTTCAATGCAGAAAGGAGATAGATAACCTGCACTTGTGGAGCCATTCTGTTAATAATTCCTAGGAATAAGTCGGACATGAGCATGGCTACAGCAGCTGGGGCGCTAAGCTGGATAGTCATGACAAGACATAGCTGACACATTTTTATTAAGGCGATCCAAACGGGAGCATCTAGAGACATCATTTCTGCTGGGAGGAATTTATGAATAGGAATGACCTCTAGAGTCTGTAGTAAGATCGTTAAGACAATCCTATGTCCCCCAGACAGCCAGAAAGCTATAGTGACAAAATAATGATAGAAGATCCCGTGAGGGGAAGTTTGCTCAATAGAAATTAACGAGGTCGCGCCTTCTAATCCTTGAATACCTTGCTGGTTAGTAATAAAAGATCCTGCAGATTGCGCAGCATAAAAGGGGAAGGCAAGAATAAATCCTATGAGTGTGCCTATGCAGAGCTCTTTTATAATGAGGAAATAAAAAATATCATCGTCAAGATAATTTGCGATATGGGTACTCATCAACACTTTAGGAAAGATAATCGCTACCCAGGAAAGAGCAATGCCAATTTTAATGGGTGCTGGGAATAGTTTTCCTCCTAGGAAAGGAACAATAGCAAATATGGGAAGCAATCGAGATAACAGAAGCAAGAAGACACTCCATACATAGGCAGGAGGCTTTTGCAAGATATAATCAAGATATGTAGAACCAAAAACAGAAACAAGCTCTGGTAAAGAGATTGCCATAGCTGTTTATTTCCATTTGTAAAAGTTTTGGAAGATCTGAGAGGCAAAACGGAAAATCATATTGCTTAGCCATCCTCCAGAAATTATTAGGGTGCCAAAAATTACAACTAATTTAATAGCAAAGGCAAAAGTTTGCTCTTGGATTTGCGTTGCGGCTTGGAAAATTGCGACCACAATACCAACAATAGAAGCTAGGATAATCGGAGGTGCAGAAATAATCAAAATCAGTAACAGCGACTGATAAGAATACTCAAAGAGCACGGATTTAAAGCTTGCGGCGAGAGCGATCACGGCATATCCCTATTTAAAGCTAATCATGAGACCTTGAAGTAATAACGTCCAACCATCCACCATCACAACAAGTAGCAATTTTAAAGGTAGCGAAATAGATAACGGGGAAAGCATCATCATTTGCATAGCTACTAAAACGTTTGCTGTAACTAAATCGATCACAAAAAATGGTAGATAAATGAGAACGCCAATTTCAAAAGCGTTTTTAATCTGCCCCATAATAAAAGCAGGAACAATAATCACGAAATCCGAAACAGTCAAATGCTCCCGGATCTCAGGAGGAAATGTTTTTTGAGAAATCTTATAGAAACTTTGGATCTGAGATTTTGGCGTATTGCGTATTAAAAATGATCGCAAAGGCTCTTTAGATTTATTCAACGCCACGAAAACAGTTTCTGCTCCTTCTGCTGAGAATAAATCTCTAGGGATAGCATTTCCTTGTATTTCTTTCCTGGCGTCGTTGTACATAGCAACTCCCGTAGGAAACATCACATAAATAGAAAGAATCAACGCTATACCATTGAGGACCTGGCTGGGAGGTGTTTGCTGAACACCTAAGGCGTTCCTTAACAGCACAAGGGTGATGATAATTTTTAAATATGAAGTTAGCAACATCACTAGGAAGGGTGATAATGCTAAGAAAATTAGAATAATTGCCTGAGTTGTTAAATCAGGATAAGTATCCGAAAAGCTTCCTGCAGAAAGGTTCTCTTGGGGGAGAACATCATCAGCAGTTACCCGTTCTCGAAATGATGGTTGAGGATGGGTTTTCTTTATCTCTGGTTGAGGAGGAACTACCGACAATTCTGTAGATTTAGAAACATCACAACGAGAGGGGCAAGAGGAATCGTAAAATCCGTTATCTGCAAGACACCACGGTGCGCTCAAGATAAACATACAAAGGAAAGTACGAAAAATGAAACGCATGATGTCAAATACCTTTATTCTTGCTTGTCCTGAGTATTATTTACAGGCGCTTGTTGCTTAGGTTGAGGTTCATCTACAGGATTTTGTTGTTTTAGTATAGTAGAGAACGCTTTTTCTAAAGCAGCTAATAGCACGTCCAATTGAGCATTTACAATACCAGCTTCTGTTTCTATAACACAACCCCCTTGGGTAACATCAGCTTTAGGGGCGATAATTAATGAATCTGCATACTCGACGATTTTTTTTAGTTCAGGACGGTTTTGCTCCACAATTGGAAGGTCTTTAGGGTTTACGTAAATAATAATCTTTTTATGTTGAGTAAGCTCTTTTAATGCTTTTGCTATGATAGAGACTATCGCTTCAGGATGGATTTCCAACTCTTTACCGAGAATCTTTTTTACGCTAGCAATAGCTAAGGGAACAAGGGCTTCCTTAACTTTATTACGAAGATCATGAGCTTCTTTTGCTAAATAGGCAAGCTGAGAACTCCATTGTTCGCTGCCTTCTTTGAAGCCTTGCTCTTTAGCTTCTTTACGGAGCTCTTCACATTCTTCTTTGGTTTCGTTAGTGTAAGACTCGCTATCTTCTTTTGTTTTTTCTAAGAGTTCTTTAGCGTCAAGCAGAGCAGAAAAAGCCTCAGGAGCAAGGATTTTTTTATTCGGTGCGACTTCATCATGTTTAAAAATTAAACTAAAAAACTTCATCTATTTGACAGCGTAGAAAACCCCGGGATTTTGTTAAGTTTGGGGAGGAAACGCTGCTCCCTCTTGTTGTTGTTTTAATTCCTTATTATTAAAGCTCGACTCATACGCAAGGAGAAAAGACAAAGTCTCTCCATTTGTTTATTCATGCTTTGAGTTTTTGGAGATCTTATTGTACTAAGATCTTAACGCATAATTCTAACTGGCTCTTAAAATAGTCACTATGGGGATGTTCGTAGGATTTTCGTAGAGCTTGTTCAAAAATATATCCCCGACCAATATCCAATCTACGCAGAAAATACCAAAGAAAAGAGGCATCTTCTTTTGCCAATGCTGTAGCAAGGAATTGTAGTCCTTGTTTGTGAATAAAATTACGGAAGTCATTGTCACAATCCCAAGAAGCTAAAAAATCTATGGTTTCGAGATGCTTCATGGGGTGCGATTGGCAGTAAGAGAGAAACAGCTGTTCTGTAGGAGAAAGAATCTTGTGAACACGATCAATAATCACCCTATCAACAATGTTTCTTAGTTCTTTTGCTACAGCAAACAATCCCAAGCAATTAATCAAAGTCATTTTCGTTGTGCCGGAATAGTATAGCATAGCATTGAATGGAGATGGGGGCAGAAATATCTCTTCGGTAATTCCTGGAGGACGAATTTTTTTGCTCAACATATCTAATAAATAGAAAGCTCCGAAATTAGAGCAGCGTTGTTGCGCAACGGGAATCCCTGGAAGT
Encoded here:
- a CDS encoding secretin N-terminal domain-containing protein is translated as MRFLRHPLVYFFGLSSLACCTPGQALTISEKAASLENSKEFIDSSPGLASFNADMKEYNLQLKSLYEEAAALREAGCEDEARWKLLLSKLTDVKKQIKRMEDLWAAEIRERGENPDEYALWHHPETTIYNLVSDYGEDNVIYLVPQDIGSIKVSALSKFTVPKEGFEECLLQLLSRLGIGMRQVSPWIKELYTTHKEGCGVAGVFSSRKDLDLLPPSSYIGYVLNSKNIDVRADQHILRKFANLDTTHIDLFGGKLWVFGSVGEISELLKIYDFIQEDSVRQEYRVVPLTKIEASEMISILKAAFREDVTKEGDEEGLGLKVVPLQNQGRSLFLSGTAALVRQAVDLIKDLEEGIENPTDKTVFWYSVKHSDPQELAVLLSQVHDVFAGKDGGGVPSSSAESMLRDAASTIHIDTSSVGATKEGSVKYGNFIADSKTGTLIMVVEKEALPRIKMLLKKLDVPKKMVRIEVLLFERKLSSQRQAGLNLLRLGEEVCKKTSSAVSWTSSGILEFLFKGSTGSSLVPSYDLAYQFLMAQEDVRINASPSVVTMNQTPARIAIVEEMSIAVSADKEKAQYNRAQYGIMIKMLPVINVGEEDGKSYITLETDITFDTTGKNTNERPDVTRRNITNKVRIPDGETVIIGGLRCKHASDSQDGIPFLGEIPGIGKLFGMNSTSDSQTEMFVFITPKILDNPAEKKERQEEAILSSRPGENAEFRKALCAGEEAAKAAHKKLELISAIELPASQVEGLEYDGR
- a CDS encoding GspE/PulE family protein, encoding MMGGKALLSQELLNALPYSFLKKHCLLPLEEREDSVTMAYARASSLIAKDEVQLLIKKPVFFVLKDEADILHRLQKIYSNLEGKASDMLLSMKDGSASQTNEEEDLLESTDSVPVVRFLNLILKEAIEERTSDIHFEPLEDSLRIRYRIDGVLHDRLSPPAHLRSALITRIKVLAKMDIAEHRLPQDGRIKIQIGGQEIDMRVSTVPVIYGERVVLRILDKRNVILDISGLHMPEDIEQSFKEVVSVPEGILLVTGPTGSGKTTTLYSVIQHLSGPFANIMTIEDPPEYKLPGIAQIAVKPKIGLSFACGLRHLLRQDPDVLMVGEIRDQETAEIAIQAALTGHLVVSTLHTNDAISAIPRLLDMGVEPYLLSATIIGVVAQRLVRKICRHCKEQCAANIQERVFLQSIGRDPDAPLFFGKGCSHCFRSGYKGRQGIYEFLHPDTALRSEIAMHKPYHALREHAEQKGFQPLLHHGVSLALSGETTLAEVFRVTKRYD
- a CDS encoding type II secretion system F family protein, producing the protein MPRYRYTYLNAKEQRKQDWLDAIHLQEAKEKLAQQGVQLLSIREVAPRRVRVKNNELIVFSKQMLLLLRSGLPLYESLSSLRDQYQGQAMSGLLTAFMENLRSGGALSQAMAAYPDIFDNFYRSAILAGESVGNLEGCLQNIIVVLEEREQMSKKLTAALSYPIVLLVFSLAVVLFFLTGVIPSLKETFENMEPNTLTSIVFSLSDFVCKYKYLLFGILVSGITSIVITRRKLFWKKWFEKILFSLPGARNFFIKLGFSRFCSVVSAILRGGGTLIEGLELGCGAVPYDTLREDMKQMIHAVVEGSSLSKELAKRPWVPKLALGMVSLGEESGELSEVLGHVAHIYNEDTQKTLTWITSWCQPVILVFLGGIIGIIMLAILIPLTSNIQIL
- a CDS encoding type II secretion system protein, translating into MKKQRRKQSITLIEMMVVITLIGIVGGALAFNMRGSIQKGKVFQSEQNCAKVYDILMMEYASGGASLREIVDQKESVLDGAAWCKDGKKLLKDAWGEDIVVKVNDKGDDLIVFSQRALGTNSKRG
- a CDS encoding DUF1494 domain-containing protein, whose protein sequence is MELLVSITLFALLFSVLGFWQRYMFCSSKHNERSYKTFLQENYAYKKLRTVFRATSQIEDVPGFLCSMVFDRGVYRDPELAGEVAGSLYYHRDLGRLELQIRSLRNQSKVETLLLLDNVHRVDVVPQRVGGCQNSEDSRLPERVMMIIHRHFPKDGERVLTYQFALGK
- a CDS encoding EscT/YscT/HrcT family type III secretion system export apparatus protein, translated to MAISLPELVSVFGSTYLDYILQKPPAYVWSVFLLLLSRLLPIFAIVPFLGGKLFPAPIKIGIALSWVAIIFPKVLMSTHIANYLDDDIFYFLIIKELCIGTLIGFILAFPFYAAQSAGSFITNQQGIQGLEGATSLISIEQTSPHGIFYHYFVTIAFWLSGGHRIVLTILLQTLEVIPIHKFLPAEMMSLDAPVWIALIKMCQLCLVMTIQLSAPAAVAMLMSDLFLGIINRMAPQVQVIYLLSALKAFMGLLFITLAWWFIVKQIDYFTLAWFKETPIMLLGSSPKVL
- the sctS gene encoding type III secretion system export apparatus subunit SctS encodes the protein MIALAASFKSVLFEYSYQSLLLILIISAPPIILASIVGIVVAIFQAATQIQEQTFAFAIKLVVIFGTLIISGGWLSNMIFRFASQIFQNFYKWK
- the sctR gene encoding type III secretion system export apparatus subunit SctR, with the protein product MRFIFRTFLCMFILSAPWCLADNGFYDSSCPSRCDVSKSTELSVVPPQPEIKKTHPQPSFRERVTADDVLPQENLSAGSFSDTYPDLTTQAIILIFLALSPFLVMLLTSYLKIIITLVLLRNALGVQQTPPSQVLNGIALILSIYVMFPTGVAMYNDARKEIQGNAIPRDLFSAEGAETVFVALNKSKEPLRSFLIRNTPKSQIQSFYKISQKTFPPEIREHLTVSDFVIIVPAFIMGQIKNAFEIGVLIYLPFFVIDLVTANVLVAMQMMMLSPLSISLPLKLLLVVMVDGWTLLLQGLMISFK
- a CDS encoding HrpE/YscL family type III secretion apparatus protein — its product is MKFFSLIFKHDEVAPNKKILAPEAFSALLDAKELLEKTKEDSESYTNETKEECEELRKEAKEQGFKEGSEQWSSQLAYLAKEAHDLRNKVKEALVPLAIASVKKILGKELEIHPEAIVSIIAKALKELTQHKKIIIYVNPKDLPIVEQNRPELKKIVEYADSLIIAPKADVTQGGCVIETEAGIVNAQLDVLLAALEKAFSTILKQQNPVDEPQPKQQAPVNNTQDKQE